taacttaaaaaGCAATTCTGTTTTTTTCACTTTCTGTACAAGCATTTAAAATACCCTTGACCGAATCCGttagaccgaattgccctttatgttaacaaaaaagacggaaatactcctgacttaacggaggaaaatggatggagttaacgagccagatgaaaatggcaaaattttaaaccttttggatccagatgcagaaaaacaaacctttggacgaaagtcacaaaactaaccaaacctcagggacgaaaacggCCTTTCACtcgcaaaataaataaaaaaaaacttacttTATGGTGTTCTACGAAATCGAAATTCAGGGGGGTCCCACCCTTTCTTGCTAACTGAGTGAGATGCCTATATATTCCAATCAACGATAATTAGTCAGATTTAGAGGTGACAGTTTTGACACATTTATAAATAATCGTTTTGGTTATAAAATAACGACAAAACGAAAGTGCAgtaaaaaaagagagaaaagttAAATGTTTTTACCACAAATAGAAAGCACGAGGGCACTCTTTGATCAAAACAAGATGCAGAAAACCATCGGAAAGGTGTGCTTCAGCAACCAATCCATCAGGCGCCTTTTCGTTTCTGCACGAGATAACAGCAGCCCCAATGCTAAGAAACCGTCCTTTAACGCTAACCCAATTCGATTCTTGTTTCgggtcaggtttttctatttgttGGCCCGCTGATGCGTCATTACAAATATCACATTTGGCCCGGCAAGCGACTCTTTCTGACTCTTTAGATAAACCCCAAAACGCTTTTATCCTTCTTGCATTCGCACCCACATTCGTCTTTTCTGATTCCGCTTTCATATACGCTACTTTTGCCTCATACGACCTTACAAAAACGAAAGCCGATTCAAACTAGACAAGAAATAGTATTGGCTGTTGTGTTGTGAAAAGCATATGTCGGTCAATACCTGTGCCTAAGGAACACTTTTGTTCCGGCATAGTCGTATCTCTTCGGCCCCATCCACCGGTATTTCTCGCTCTCTGTAATAACGTCTCCGTAAAATCCATAACTGGTGACATCCAAGAAACAACAATGAAATGAGAAAAAAAGAGtcttcttttttttaaaaaaaaagggtaaaatgccattttcgtccctgaggtttggccagttttgcgactttcgtccaaaggtttgtttttccgattgtggatccaaaaagtttgaaatcttgccattttcatccggctcgttaactccatccattttctttGTTAGGTTagaggtatttccgtcttttatgccaacttaaagggcaattcggtctttttcaatttatgtaaaaagaccgaatacccctgaaaaaaccgaattgccctttaagtaaacaaaaaagatggaaataccccTGACCTAACGAAGAAAGacggatggagttaacgagccggatgaaaatggcatccGGATGTgagaaaacaaacctttggaccaaagtcgcaaaactgaccaaacctcaaggacgaaaatggcattttactagAAAAAAAATGGAACAGAATATGAGTCTACCCAGCAAAGGAAGCTGCATAGCGTACATGAGGCTCGTTCTTGGACGCGTGTGATTTATCCCATCTCACGACTTGAACTATATCAAGGCATACCCTTTTACCCAAGATAATTTGCAGCGCTGACGTCATCGGATCCCGCACCCCAGTTGTGCTGacaaaaagtcaaagtcaaagtgcAATGAGTATTCACAGAAAAACGCAGAAGACAAACGGATACTTATAATATAAAATTATGATGCGAGGAAATTACCACATTACGATAGCATCAGTGGAACCAGAAGGAATAAGCCCGAATCGAAATCGTTCATTTGGAAAAGACATTTCAGAATCTAGATCTgcttaatagaaaaaaaaaatagttgtcACACTatgattaaaaatttaaaaataaataaatgaagaCTTGTGCAAAAAGGTGCGTACTGAGACTTATGGCTTGTGATTCGTtgagttttgaccttttaagaaGAGGAGACTCGTCGTCATTAGAAACCGTAGAGTCCACAATGGTTACCGTGGGGTCATGAAGTAATACATCACTTTCGTTTTGAACAGTTGGATCGTCATTTGGAGGGGAAGGTGGATAAGGAGCTCTATGTCTTGTCAATAGAATCCCGTTAAGAATCTCGTTAAAAAATCCATCACCACCCTAAGTCCCATCACATAACGAAACAACAAAATCAATAAAATGTAAAAATGTTGTGGCTATACTTTGGTCGAAAAATCTAATAACCACCAATACTTAAAaaataggcaaattggatttaaataatcccaactctctcaatttggccgataataatcccaactcagttatttttcgataataatctgaactggtccacttttggccgataatagtccgccgttaaaaatagcttaacggagttaagtttttttccgaattacaaaacGAAGTTTTAGgaattttgatcagaacgagaatACGAGTCGATTTGTGTAAAACTTAGCTCGAAACGGCttaaatttttgttaattggaagtttaaacacccgaactgaagcaccgttttcttcgtttggggcagtatttcgaggtaaattttacatcaatcaactcgtatcctcgttctaatcaaaagccctaaaacatcagtttgtaattcagaaaaaaaacttaactccgttaaactaCTTTTAACGCAGACTATTATCAGCCAAAAGTGGatcagttcggattattatcggcaaataactgagttaggattattatcggccaaattgagaatgtttggattatttaaatccaatttgcctaaaaAATATGCAAAAATTTCTGTGTTAAGAAGATGATACTCACAACGGCTACAACTCCATCGTACATATTAAGCTCGAGGTTTGTAATAGAAGCCATCGCTTCGAAAGCATGCCCGGCCCTTTCTGTAACAATAACCTATGGGAAAAAAAATCATCGAAAgctaataaatatttaaattttGCTTGGAAAATTCggaaaatctgaaaaaaaaaaaaaaaaaaaacttgtgatAAGAGTGTTAAGACATGAACCTTTGTTTTCACTTTAGCTTGAGAAAAGATTGGAGCTACACTTTCCCATGTTCGACAGCCGTTTCCTTTTCCGCTTCCTGGATTAACGTAAACCTAGTGAACATAAACCGAACAAATTGTCAAACAATTTATCGTCTAGCAAGAACTTATTATTTGACCCTAAATGATCAAAAGTAAATAACATTCACCCTAAATGAAACATACCAGAAGGCTCTTAGGTCGATCCGTTTCCAAGCTTAGAAAAGAGTTTATCTTGTTGACCCACGTTTGACACGTTTGCTTATCCACATGACCAAATGTATAAACAACCGGAGCCCACAGAGACGATTGACTTTTTGACCTCGCTACACCATGCACCGTGAACCGATACATCTACAAGCAATATACGCACACAAAAAATAACCTTATTACTTGCCTACGAAAACTAAAACTAAAAACCTACGTACTCGCAAAAAGGATGACACTTTCTAACCTCGGATGCATGACCCAATAGGAATCCAGGGTTTGTGAGAAGGGTATCATGCACCAAACCCCAATCTATAAACTCAACAGCATAAACATCTGAAATCTTGATTGAGGTATCATGTTTGGATAGAATCGGTATTCCTAAACACGTTGAACGGTCCACTTGGTCCTTCAACATAccaaacaacaacaaaacatgCAAGGTCAATCTCATGAAATGGTTATATTAGCAACTAAACATGTGATGGATGATGCTAAacttgaaaaatacaaaaaaaaaaaaaaaaaaaaaaaaaaatccatgcTTAAAACTTACAACTTCTTCTAATCAACAAAGTTTATTCCTTTATTGTAATCAaaacattatggtaacataaaaactagga
Above is a window of Helianthus annuus cultivar XRQ/B chromosome 14, HanXRQr2.0-SUNRISE, whole genome shotgun sequence DNA encoding:
- the LOC110905020 gene encoding ceramide kinase isoform X2 — its product is MLVFQDQVDRSTCLGIPILSKHDTSIKISDVYAVEFIDWGLVHDTLLTNPGFLLGHASEMYRFTVHGVARSKSQSSLWAPVVYTFGHVDKQTCQTWVNKINSFLSLETDRPKSLLVYVNPGSGKGNGCRTWESVAPIFSQAKVKTKVIVTERAGHAFEAMASITNLELNMYDGVVAVGGDGFFNEILNGILLTRHRAPYPPSPPNDDPTVQNESDVLLHDPTVTIVDSTVSNDDESPLLKRSKLNESQAISLNLDSEMSFPNERFRFGLIPSGSTDAIVMCTTGVRDPMTSALQIILGKRVCLDIVQVVRWDKSHASKNEPHVRYAASFAGYGFYGDVITESEKYRWMGPKRYDYAGTKVFLRHRSYEAKVAYMKAESEKTNVGANARRIKAFWGLSKESERVACRAKCDICNDASAGQQIEKPDPKQESNWVSVKGRFLSIGAAVISCRNEKAPDGLVAEAHLSDGFLHLVLIKECPRAFYLWHLTQLARKGGTPLNFDFVEHHKTTTFTFTSSGEESVWNVDGEILQAQKLSAQVFRGLISLFASGPET
- the LOC110905020 gene encoding ceramide kinase isoform X1 — protein: MDRNGDLIMTDDDGSQANVQYVGGDEQPPILTCTFFLDHVGEVFLTLKPDGLSWKLMESLCNDQVDRSTCLGIPILSKHDTSIKISDVYAVEFIDWGLVHDTLLTNPGFLLGHASEMYRFTVHGVARSKSQSSLWAPVVYTFGHVDKQTCQTWVNKINSFLSLETDRPKSLLVYVNPGSGKGNGCRTWESVAPIFSQAKVKTKVIVTERAGHAFEAMASITNLELNMYDGVVAVGGDGFFNEILNGILLTRHRAPYPPSPPNDDPTVQNESDVLLHDPTVTIVDSTVSNDDESPLLKRSKLNESQAISLNLDSEMSFPNERFRFGLIPSGSTDAIVMCTTGVRDPMTSALQIILGKRVCLDIVQVVRWDKSHASKNEPHVRYAASFAGYGFYGDVITESEKYRWMGPKRYDYAGTKVFLRHRSYEAKVAYMKAESEKTNVGANARRIKAFWGLSKESERVACRAKCDICNDASAGQQIEKPDPKQESNWVSVKGRFLSIGAAVISCRNEKAPDGLVAEAHLSDGFLHLVLIKECPRAFYLWHLTQLARKGGTPLNFDFVEHHKTTTFTFTSSGEESVWNVDGEILQAQKLSAQVFRGLISLFASGPET